Below is a genomic region from Roseovarius arcticus.
GGTGCCTTGCAAACCTGACGATATCGAAAACGTCTGTTCGCCCGTCGCCTCGCGCTGGGTGCGGTCGCGAACAACCTGGCCCATGCTCAGCGTGCTGCGCAGTCCGCCGGGCGCGAACCTTGTCCAGCTTAGGCCATAGACGGCGCTTGCCCCCCGCTCGCGGCGGTCGGCCGACATGAAGCGCGACAGCGACAGCAGATTGCCCTCGTCGAATTCGGTGCGCGTGCTTTCGTCATTGGCGATGTTGAGCGTCTCGCCGCCCGCCCACGCCAGTTGCATCACCGGCTCAACGACGTGAACGGTTCCGCTCGCTGCTGTCTTGGACAGGGGATAGCGCAGGGTCACACCAATGGCGGGGGTCGCCTGCGTTATTGAGCTGAGCGATGTGGTGCCAGCGCCGTAGACCTCGATATGATCGACTGCGACACCTGCCTGCACACCTGCGCGCAGGCCGCCCAGCAGTGTCCAGTTGCGCAACCATTCGGCGGTGGTGGTCAGGCGCGCGACATCGCGCCCATCGGCAAATAGATCATAGTCCGTCCCGTCCGTGCGCAGCGAGGAGGAGCGGTAATGCCCATGCACTTGCGCCGAAAACCGAAGCTCGCCGCCGATGCGAGCCGGAAAGTATCGCTTCTCATAGTCTAAATCGCCAACACCGCTGGGCAATGTGCTGTTGCTTTGATCGACGCCTAACGTGTGATAATAGGTCAGCGCGGCACGGCGCCATTCGTCGCGGCGCACCCGCTCGACCGAGACGCCGCTATCAAGGCGATCCTTGCCGGAATAATCGTAATCGACGAGATAGGCATCGTCCTTGACCGTCTCGATGTTAAAGCGCAGCGTATAGTCGCGCGGCAGCTTAAACGTGCCGCTTCCGAACAGATAGGCGCGCCGGTCGCGCCGATTCAGATCATCGTCACTAAACGCGCCGTTAAATTCGATATCGCCTTTTGCAAAGGCTTGGCGATATCTGAATTCCAGCGTGCGCGTCTGGGTCGCGTAGTAGGGCGTCAGCGTCAGATCCTTGTCGTCGCCGATGCGGATAAAATACGGCACCTTGATGCCAAATCCCAGCAACGAGGTATTATAGAGCGTGGGCGCCAAGAAGCCGGTCGCGCGCGTCACTGTCGGGTCGGGCAGCCGCAGACGTGGGAAGTACGCGATCGGCACGTTCTTGATGCGGAACTGCGCCCCATCAAGGTAGAGTTGCCGGGTTTCCGAATCGTGAATGACGCGCCGCGCGCGGATCTGCCATAGTGGCGTCGTTCCATCGGCGCAGACGCGGCAGGACGTAACGGCAGCCTTGTAGAGTTGCGAGTACCGGCCATCGACGCGGTTCACCTGATTTGCGGCCAGCTGCAATTGGTCGTCCATAACCACCCGCGCGCCAGTCAGGATGCCGTTGCGCAGATCGCTATCAAGCGCGGCAGAGTCGGCCAGAACGGTCGTGTATTGACCGTCGAACAAGGTCAGCGGCCCAATAATTTCCAGCCGCCCGGTATCGCGATCATAGGCAATGCGCCGCGCCTTCAGGCGCTGGCCATCATAGACCGCCTCGACATTGCCGTCCGCGACCAGCGTTGTGCCGCCATCAATGAACACGTCGTCGGCGATCAGCAGCGCCGGGGCAGGGGCCGCAGGCGTGGCCCCGCGATCCTGCGCCAGCGCAAGAGCGGGCAAGATGGCCAACAGCAGGATAAGGAGGCGTAAAACGGGCGTCATCCGTCCTCCATATGCAGAACGATGCCGAGGGCAAGCATCAAAGACGCGGCAGGCGGCGCCCAAGCTGCGAGAATGACGGGGATTTGACCGTTTTCACCCAAGACCTGCGCAAAGTTGCGGATGTAATGCAGCGAGAATCCCAGCATGATCGCCACAAGCACCGACGCGCCGGTATTGGTGGTGCGCACATGCCGCATGGTGAAGGCCGCGGCGACCAACACCAACGCCATCAGGAAAATCGGGCGCGCCAGTTCCATCTGGTACCACACGGCATAGCGGCGGGCGGAAAATCCAGCCTCCTCCAGATTGGCGATGAAGTCGGGTAAATCCCAGATCGGGATGTATTCCGGCTTGCCAAAGCTGTCGACGATGCCCTCGCGCGTTAGCGCAGACGGCACAGTCATGCTGGCCAGGCGCTCGGCCCCTGCCTCGGAATTGGCGCCCATCGACAACTGCCAAAGCTTGACGTCCTCCAGCACCCACTCGCCTACGCCCAGCGATGCGCGCCGGGCCGAAATGCGGCGGATCGGTTCGCCGTCTGGCGAGAAGGAAAGGAACGTAGCATCAAATAACTCGGACACGTCCGCGCTGGCGGCGTCGGCGTGAATAACGGTCTGGCCCGACGCGCTGCCTTGGCGCAGCCACAGTCCTTCGGATGCAAGCGCAAGGACGTTGGTGCCGTCGCCCCTATAGCTGGCAACGAGGTCGTGATAGCGCTTGGACGATGCGGCGACTAACGGATTAAACACCGTGATCGACACCAACCCGACCAGTGCCGCCATCAACATGGGCGCGCTTATACCGCGCAGGCCTGACAGGCCGGACGCACGCACAACCACCATTTCGGACGACCGCGCTAGACGCACGAACAGTGCAACAGATGCGAGGATCATCACCAGCGGCAGGATCTCGTAATTGGCATGCGGAAGGTTCAGCAGCACGATTTCGGCTACGTCCCAGACGGGCAGTTCAGGAAAATCCTGCAACTCGTCGACCATGTCGATCAGGCCCAGTATCACAACGAAAACGGCGGTGATGCCCAGATAGGTCCACAGAAACTTGCGTGCAAAGTAAAGATGCAGGGTCATGGATGCATCCTCATGGCGCGGCGACGCGAGCGCCGCTCAGGCGGCGCAGCAGGCTGGGATTGGCCGCCGAATAGAGCAATAGCCACGACAGCGCGCCGCCCACCAAGATCGGCAGATATAGCAGCGGCCACATCTCGGGCGCGGCCAGCACGGGCCCTGCGACGGCGCCCTCGACCAGTTTGACCCCGATCAGCAAAACAAGCGCAGTGACGATCTGCCGCCACACCCCAAACCTGCTGAACCCGCCCTGAAGCAGTGTGGCAAAGCCGACCAGCGCCGCCACGACGCACATCATCGCCTGAACAAAGCGCCCATGCAGCATCGACACAGCAGTACCCAGGCTGACATTGGTGCGCTCCGCCACACCGGCAGGATCGCGGATCAATTCAGGCGTCATGGCGAAGGCGATACGGTCGATGTTCAACGCGTTCTGCGACACGAGGCGACTGATATCATAGGAAAAATCGTCAAAATGCGTGGTAAAGAGGCGCTGGCCGGTTGCCTCCACGTTTTGCGCGAGGCCGTTCAGCATAACCAGCTTGGTCCCGCCGCCCTGTTGCACTAGATATGCCGTGGCCGACGTATAGGTCGTCGGCGCGGCCGGGCGGCGACGGTCCGATAGGAACACATTGCGCAACTCGCCATCCGGCGTAATCTCGCGGATGTAGAATGTGACGCCAGAGGCGGGATGCAAAAATTCGCCCTCCGTCAATAGCTTGGCGGTGATGTTGCTTGATACTTCGCCGCGCCGCACCTCTAGCTGCTGCAGGCTGAGCGGGACCAGCACATGCGCCAGCAGCGTCATCATGGCAGCTACGACAAGGCCGTAATAGAGCACTGGCCGCGCCATGCGCCCCGGCGAATAGCCAGTGGCTTGCATCACGGTCAGCTCGCTTTCAGTTGAAAGGCGGTTGGTCACGTAGACGGCGCTTGCGAAGGTCGCGATAGGCAGCACAACGCCGATGACCGCAGGCAATGTCAGCACGGTCAGTTCGGCAAATACCCAAGCCGACTGTCCGTCGCTAATGACGCGGTCGAACATGCGGACAGCCTTGTTGATCCAAAAGATCGAAACCAAAACCAATGCGAAAAAGCCGAACAGCACCATGAATTGCGACAGCATGTATCTGTCGAATCTGGCCACCTCATTCCCCTCGAAACCCTATATCTAGCGGCAAGCTATCCGATTTGGCCGCGCGGGAAAACTGCTAAAGCGGGATCGGCGCACGCGATGCGCGCCATTGCACTCAGCCGCAAAATCGGCACAGTCCGCCGCAGACACCAAATGACCGGCCAGCCGCATCCGCGCACTGCCCCTAGCCCACCCCTCAAGGAGCCGCCACATGACCACGCCCGCAAAGACCCGCATCATCGAGACTGATCTAGACGCAATCGCAGATGCCACAGGCCGGATCGCCGTCGTGATCGGCAAGGACGGCACGCTGAACGCAGGCGCGCGCCGCGTGAACAAACTGGCGAAAGGCGCGCTGGCGCGGATGGTTGAGGGCGGCGCGCTGGAGGGCATGAAATCTGGCGAGGTCAAAACGCTGGCATGGCCTGCGGGCCTCAAGGCGGAGGCCGTCGATGTGCTATTCCTTGAGCCGCGCGCGACCGCGCTTGAAGCCCGCCGCGCCGGCGCCGCCCTTGGCAAGCTGCTGGGCGAAGGGGGCATGACCGTGCTGGCCGCCTCACAAACACGCGCCGTTGATCTGATGCAGGGCATCGCCTTGCGGGCCTACAGCTTTACCGCGCGCAAAACGGGCGCGAAAAAGGCGCTGGGTGATGTGACGATCATGGTCTCCAAGGCAGACAGCGCCCAGACCCAAGCCGATGATGCACGCGCGGTCGCCGAGGGCGTCTTTTTCACCCGTGATCTGGTCAGTGAGCCTGCCAACCATCTGACTACCACCGAATTTGCCAGCCGTATCAAGGATATGGAGAAGCTGGGTCTAAAAGTCACCGTGCTGGAGGAGGACAAGCTGGAGGCCCTCGGCATGGGCTGCCTGCTGAGCGTCGGCCTCGGCAGTGCCAGCCCCACCAAAATGGCGATTATGGAATGGATGGGCGGCAAAGACGGCGATGCGCCGCTCGCGCTGGTCGGCAAGGGCGTCGTGTTTGACACGGGCGGCATCAGCCTCAAGCCTGCTGCGGGCATGGAGGACATGACCATGGATATGGGCGGCGCTGGCGTCGTCGCTGGCGTCATGCGCACGCTGGCGCAGCGCAAGGCGCGCGCGAATGTTGTAGGCCTCGTCGGCCTGGTTGAAAACATGCCGTCCGAGCGCGCAACGCGCCCTGGCGATGTGGTAACCTCAATGAAGGGCGACACGGTGGAGATTATCAATACTGACGCCGAGGGGCGTTTGGTTCTGGCCGATGTCATGTGGTACGCGCAAGAGACGTACAAGCCTCGCGCTATGATTGATCTGGCAACGCTGACGGGGGCCATTATCATCGGTCTGGGCCACGAAAACGCGGGCGTTTTCAGCAATGATGACACGCTGTCGGCCGCGTTCCTCAAGGCTGCGGGCACCGAGGGCGAAGGCGCGTGGCGGATGCCCATGGGGCAGGCCTATGACGACCAGCTAAAGAGCCAGATCGCGGATATGAAGAACGTCGGCGGACGGCCCGCAGGATCGATCACTGCGGCACAGTTCCTCAAACGTTTTGTCCAGGACGGAATGCCGTGGATCCATCTGGATATCGCCGGTGTCGCGTCGGTGAAATCCGACACTGATTATGCCCCCAAGGGCGCGACGGGCTGGGGCGTTATGGCGCTGAACCGCCTCGTCGCGGACATGCTTGAGCAGGATTGATGGGCGCCGCCTATTTCTATCATCTGACCCAAGCGCCGCTAGAGGTGACCTTGGCCATGCTTTTGGACAAGGCGCGCGGCGCAGGCTGGCGCGTGGCCGTTCGGGGGGCTGAGGCGGCCCAGATGGACAATCTGGACGAGGCGCTGTGGCAACAGGACGGCGATGAGGCGTTTCTGCCCCATGGCCGCGCGGGCCAGCCGCATGAGGCGGACCAGCCGATCCTGCTAACCACGGGCGCGGATATGCCGAACGGTGCCACTTGCCTGATGACGGTGGCGGGCGCGGATGTGACGCCCGGCGAGGTGCAAACCCTCGACCGGGTTTGCGTGATCTTCGACGGTAATGATGATGCTGCCATCGCCCACGCGCGCACCCAATGGAAGGCGCTGACCGACGCGGGCTGCGCTGCGCAATACTGGTCCGAGGCGTCGGGCAGGTGGGAGAAGAAGGCCGAAAAAGAAGCCTCCTAACGCTGCAGCACCAAGGTGCCGCCAGTGATATGAACGCTGGTAAACCGTTCTAGATACCCCATACCCAGCAGCGACTCGCGCAATTCGCCCGAGTTGACGACCGCGCGCACATCCCGGTCGGTCAGGCCGCCGGCAGCGATGCTGTCCAGCCGCACGGGCGCGGTGCGCACGATGCCGTTGGCTGTACTGGCCTGCCCGGTAAAGTTCAGATCGTCTGGGTGCAGACCCGCCGCGATCGCATCCTCGCGGCTGAGGACGATGTCACTGGCCCCGGTATCGACGACAAAGCGCACGGGCGCGCCGTTGACTTCTGCCGCCAGATAATAATGCCCGTCAGGCGCGCGGGGCAACTCGATCCGGCCCTGCTCGGTGTTGATGGATTGGCGCGGCGCGACCGTGTCGCTGATATCGTCCCATAGGCCGATGGCTGCGATGACGCCAATAAAAATAAGACCCCAGACCGCTGCCTGCTGAACGGTTTTACCCAGCGAATCGCGGTTGGCGGCAAAGAACCAGATCATGATCGCGCAGCCCAGCACGATGAGATAGATGAGGTTCGCGGTATCAAAATTGGTGTTCATCTTAGCAAGATAAGGCTGGCGCGCGTCAGGCGCCAGACCATCCGACCATGATAGTATCGCGAAGGCCGTCCAGCACGAACTGCACCGCCAGCGCTGCCAGCAGCATCCCCAGAACGCGCGTGACGACGCTAATCCCAGTCTTGCCCAATGCGCGCTCCAGCATTCCTGCGCTCAGGAACGACACGTAGACCAGACACATCACGAACAGCATCATGCCCAGCACCCATGTCAGGCCCAGATAGCCCTCATTCTCGCCGGTCAGCAGGATGACGGTGGCAATGGCGCCGGGGCCTGCGATCAGGGGAATGGCCAGGGGGAAAATTGATGGATCCTCGTGATCGTCCGCCTCGACCTGGCCCTCGCGCCGCTTGGTGCGTCGCTCAAACAGCATGTCCAGCGCGGTCAGGAACAGCAGGACGCCGCCCGCGATCCGAAAGGCGGGCATCGATATACCGATGAAGCCCAGCACCGCCTCGCCGAACGCCCCAAAAACGCAGAGCAGCAGCGCCGCCGTCAGGCATGAGTGCAGCGCGATGGTGCGCCGCCTGTGGGCCGGCATCCCCCGCGTCATGGCAAGGAAGAGAGGCACCAGCGCAAACGGGTCCAGCACGATGAAGAGTGCGGCGAAGGTGGTGATCAGCGTGGTGGTTTCCATGATGGTCCTCGTCCGTTCGGGTCTGCCCGCGCGGCGGCGCTTAGGCCTGCGCGCGCTCCAGTTTCTCCAATGCGCGCATCCACATAGATTCGGCGCGCGTTTGCGCCTCCATGACCTCGGAATACTTCTTCTGCCAGACGGTCGCTTCGTCTTTGTTATCCTCGTCGTACATGGCGGGATCAGCCAATTTTTTGGCCAGCTTTTCCGTCATTACGTTAAGTTTTTCAACACGCTCTTCGCATTTCTTCGCGTCTTGCTTGAGGCCCGCAATCGCGTCCTTCGATGGCCGTTTGACCTTCTGCTCCTTAACCGGTTTTGCGGGCTTGTCGCCCGCAAGCAGCATAGTGCGATAGCTCTCCAGATCGCCCTCATAGGGGGCAACGCCGCCGTCCTTCACCAGCCACAGCCGGTCAGCAACCAGCGACAGAAGGTGCATGTCGTGACTGACGAGGATCACAGCGCCCGTATACGCAGTCAGCGCCTCAACCAGCGCCTCGCGCGATTCGATATCAAGGTGGTTCGTCGGCTCGTCAAGGATCAGCATGTGAGGCGCGTCGATTGTGGCCAGCATCAGCGATAGCCGTGCCTTTTGCCCGCCCGATAGCTTGCCGACCAGCGTCTCGGCCTGCTCGGCGCCAATGCCAAAGCCGCCCAGCCGCGACCGCAGGCGCGACGGTGTCTCGCCGGGGCGAAGACGGCGGATGTGGTCGATGGGCGTCTCGTCGACGTGCAGTTCCTCGACCTGATGCTGCGCGAAAAAGCCAACGCGCAGCTTGGACGACGTCGTCATCTTACCACCCATCGCCTCAAGTTTTCCTGCTAGAAGCTTGGAAAGAGTAGATTTTCCTTCGCCGTTCTTGCCCAGCAGGGCGATGCGGTCGTCCTGATCAATGCGAAGGTCCAGACGACGCAGAACGGGTGTGCCGTCATAACCGACCGAGCCACCCTCGATATGGATGATAGGCGGCGACAGCTCCTCTGGTGACGGGAAGGTAAACCGTTTGAGTGCGGCCTCTTGCGGGGTGGTGATCGGCTTCATCTTGGCGATCATCTTGAGGCGCGACTGCGCTTGGACGGCCTTGGATGCCTTGGCGCGAAAACGGTCGACAAAGCTTTGCAGATGCGCGCGTCTCGCGTCCTGCTTTTTCGCTTCGCTCTCAAGCGCCGCCAGACGCGCGGCGCGCGTTTCGGCAAAGGTATCGTAGGCGCCCTGGTAAAGCGTCAGTTTTTTATCTTCGAGGTGCAGGATTGAATTGACGGCACGGTTCAGCAGGCCCCGGTCGTGGCTGACGATCAGCACGGTATGGGGATAGCGGGCCAGATACGTCTCCAGCCATAGCGCACCTTCAAGGTCCAGATAGTTCGTCGGCTCATCAAGTAGCAAAAGGTCTGGCTGCGAAAAGAGGACGGCCGCCAGCGCTACGCGCATCCGCCAACCGCCAGAAAAGGCGGAGCAAGGCTGGCGCTGTGCGGCGTCGTCAAAGCCCAGACCCTTGAGGATGGACGCCGCGCGCGCCTCGGCGCCCCAGGCGTCGATATCGGTCAGGCGCGTCTGTACTTCGGCGATGCGGGTCGGATCGGTTGCAGTCTCGGCCTCGGCCATCAGGTCGGCGCGTTCGGTATCGGCCGCGAGCACGGTGTCGATCAGTGACACCTCATTGCCGGGAACCTCTTGCGAGACGCCGCCAATACGGGCCCGCAGGGGCAGGGTGATCGCCCCGCCATCTAACGCCAGCTCGCCGCGGATAATGCGGAAGAGCGTGGTTTTGCCCGTGCCATTGCGGCCCACGATGCCCACCTTGTGGCCATCCGGGATACTCGCCGAAGCGTTTTCGATCAGCGGGCGACCCGCGACGGAGTAGGATATGTCATCAATACGCAGCATCCGCACGCCATGCCCCAGCCAGCCGGCAACGTCAATCGCACCTTTTCATGTGGGCACCTGCATGCTACCCGTGCCGCGATTATAGCACGAGGCAGGGCATGAGGCCCGGCCCGCATTTCCAGACAAGAGGCTGACATGGCAATCGAACGCACACTGAGCATCATCAAACCCGACGCAACCAAGCGCAACCTGACCGGCAAGATCAACGCCAAGTTCGAAGATGCGGGCCTGCGCATCGTCGCGCAAAAGCGCATTCATCTGACCCCGGCCCAGGCGGGTGAGTTCTATAAGGTCCACGCAGAGCGTCCGTTTTTCGGCGAACTGCGCGATTTCATGGCGTCCGGCCCGGTCGTCGTGCAGGTTCTGGAAGGTGACGGCGCCATCGCGAAAAACCGCGAAGTTATGGGCGCGACCAACCCCAAGGATGCGGCCCCCGGCACCGTGCGCGCCGATTTCGCCGAAAGCGTCGGCGAGAATTCGGTTCACGGCTCGGATGCGCCAGAGACGGCGGCCGAAGAAATCGCCTACTTCTTTGCAGGTCTTGAACTGGTCGGCTGACTTCGTTCAACCACTCCAATCTCGGCAAGGGCCGCATCCATCGGGGTGCGGCCTTTTTCATCTTTATGAGCGACTTGCGCGGTTTTCTTGATGTAATCAAAGCGGGCGCGCAGGGCAGATTTCTCGGCGCCCTGACAATCATTCCATGGGCGCCCCTGAAGGCCCATGACCATGGCGTAATATCCGATAAAGTGGGGCGCTGTGCCGGAGGCTATCAGCCGCGCATAGCCCGCGTCGGGGCCAATGTCGCGCAGCGCTTCGGCGGAATGAATACCTGCACGCGCGCAAGCTGCCTCTACGGCAGGGCCGAGATTTCGGATGGAGGAAACGGGATCGCGCGTGTCTGTCATAGGCTCAGAGTAGCCGCGCGACCCTATACTTCCAATGCTTAGATACTGGCGAAGTCGCTGAAAACCTGCCGTGAGATGATCTGCGGTTTTTTCGCTGTCTTGTGAGTCGCTGTTCGCTGGGTTTGAGGTTGCGCAGGCTCTGCGGCCTTGGCGTCTTGCGCCTTGGGCGCTGGGGTCGAACTTGGCATCGCTTTGCTCCTAAAAAGGGTCACGCGCCGGAAAAGCATCCAACTGGCAGCTGGTGATTGCCTTAGGATACCCACGAACCCGGGCGTGAATGCGGTGCAATTGGGGCAAAATCTGGGCATTGGCAATATACTATATTCTGCATGAGCGAA
It encodes:
- the lptG gene encoding LPS export ABC transporter permease LptG; its protein translation is MTLHLYFARKFLWTYLGITAVFVVILGLIDMVDELQDFPELPVWDVAEIVLLNLPHANYEILPLVMILASVALFVRLARSSEMVVVRASGLSGLRGISAPMLMAALVGLVSITVFNPLVAASSKRYHDLVASYRGDGTNVLALASEGLWLRQGSASGQTVIHADAASADVSELFDATFLSFSPDGEPIRRISARRASLGVGEWVLEDVKLWQLSMGANSEAGAERLASMTVPSALTREGIVDSFGKPEYIPIWDLPDFIANLEEAGFSARRYAVWYQMELARPIFLMALVLVAAAFTMRHVRTTNTGASVLVAIMLGFSLHYIRNFAQVLGENGQIPVILAAWAPPAASLMLALGIVLHMEDG
- the ndk gene encoding nucleoside-diphosphate kinase — encoded protein: MAIERTLSIIKPDATKRNLTGKINAKFEDAGLRIVAQKRIHLTPAQAGEFYKVHAERPFFGELRDFMASGPVVVQVLEGDGAIAKNREVMGATNPKDAAPGTVRADFAESVGENSVHGSDAPETAAEEIAYFFAGLELVG
- the lptF gene encoding LPS export ABC transporter permease LptF — its product is MLSQFMVLFGFFALVLVSIFWINKAVRMFDRVISDGQSAWVFAELTVLTLPAVIGVVLPIATFASAVYVTNRLSTESELTVMQATGYSPGRMARPVLYYGLVVAAMMTLLAHVLVPLSLQQLEVRRGEVSSNITAKLLTEGEFLHPASGVTFYIREITPDGELRNVFLSDRRRPAAPTTYTSATAYLVQQGGGTKLVMLNGLAQNVEATGQRLFTTHFDDFSYDISRLVSQNALNIDRIAFAMTPELIRDPAGVAERTNVSLGTAVSMLHGRFVQAMMCVVAALVGFATLLQGGFSRFGVWRQIVTALVLLIGVKLVEGAVAGPVLAAPEMWPLLYLPILVGGALSWLLLYSAANPSLLRRLSGARVAAP
- a CDS encoding LPS-assembly protein LptD — its product is MTPVLRLLILLLAILPALALAQDRGATPAAPAPALLIADDVFIDGGTTLVADGNVEAVYDGQRLKARRIAYDRDTGRLEIIGPLTLFDGQYTTVLADSAALDSDLRNGILTGARVVMDDQLQLAANQVNRVDGRYSQLYKAAVTSCRVCADGTTPLWQIRARRVIHDSETRQLYLDGAQFRIKNVPIAYFPRLRLPDPTVTRATGFLAPTLYNTSLLGFGIKVPYFIRIGDDKDLTLTPYYATQTRTLEFRYRQAFAKGDIEFNGAFSDDDLNRRDRRAYLFGSGTFKLPRDYTLRFNIETVKDDAYLVDYDYSGKDRLDSGVSVERVRRDEWRRAALTYYHTLGVDQSNSTLPSGVGDLDYEKRYFPARIGGELRFSAQVHGHYRSSSLRTDGTDYDLFADGRDVARLTTTAEWLRNWTLLGGLRAGVQAGVAVDHIEVYGAGTTSLSSITQATPAIGVTLRYPLSKTAASGTVHVVEPVMQLAWAGGETLNIANDESTRTEFDEGNLLSLSRFMSADRRERGASAVYGLSWTRFAPGGLRSTLSMGQVVRDRTQREATGEQTFSISSGLQGTTSDLLVAGQIATQSGLTLTARSLLNGFADATSAEARASWSNSALNLGATYIWLRSDPQQDRLGTISEWAFDGSYRVSRHWTGSAEWRYDVANDSNITAGVGVTYTNECVDVSLSASRRFTSSTILEPSTDISLTVGLRGFSARAEDKSYVRECKR
- a CDS encoding leucyl aminopeptidase, whose protein sequence is MTTPAKTRIIETDLDAIADATGRIAVVIGKDGTLNAGARRVNKLAKGALARMVEGGALEGMKSGEVKTLAWPAGLKAEAVDVLFLEPRATALEARRAGAALGKLLGEGGMTVLAASQTRAVDLMQGIALRAYSFTARKTGAKKALGDVTIMVSKADSAQTQADDARAVAEGVFFTRDLVSEPANHLTTTEFASRIKDMEKLGLKVTVLEEDKLEALGMGCLLSVGLGSASPTKMAIMEWMGGKDGDAPLALVGKGVVFDTGGISLKPAAGMEDMTMDMGGAGVVAGVMRTLAQRKARANVVGLVGLVENMPSERATRPGDVVTSMKGDTVEIINTDAEGRLVLADVMWYAQETYKPRAMIDLATLTGAIIIGLGHENAGVFSNDDTLSAAFLKAAGTEGEGAWRMPMGQAYDDQLKSQIADMKNVGGRPAGSITAAQFLKRFVQDGMPWIHLDIAGVASVKSDTDYAPKGATGWGVMALNRLVADMLEQD
- a CDS encoding DNA polymerase III subunit chi; this translates as MGAAYFYHLTQAPLEVTLAMLLDKARGAGWRVAVRGAEAAQMDNLDEALWQQDGDEAFLPHGRAGQPHEADQPILLTTGADMPNGATCLMTVAGADVTPGEVQTLDRVCVIFDGNDDAAIAHARTQWKALTDAGCAAQYWSEASGRWEKKAEKEAS
- a CDS encoding MarC family protein, encoding METTTLITTFAALFIVLDPFALVPLFLAMTRGMPAHRRRTIALHSCLTAALLLCVFGAFGEAVLGFIGISMPAFRIAGGVLLFLTALDMLFERRTKRREGQVEADDHEDPSIFPLAIPLIAGPGAIATVILLTGENEGYLGLTWVLGMMLFVMCLVYVSFLSAGMLERALGKTGISVVTRVLGMLLAALAVQFVLDGLRDTIMVGWSGA
- a CDS encoding TfoX/Sxy family DNA transformation protein yields the protein MTDTRDPVSSIRNLGPAVEAACARAGIHSAEALRDIGPDAGYARLIASGTAPHFIGYYAMVMGLQGRPWNDCQGAEKSALRARFDYIKKTAQVAHKDEKGRTPMDAALAEIGVVERSQPTSSRPAKK
- a CDS encoding ABC-F family ATP-binding cassette domain-containing protein, translating into MLRIDDISYSVAGRPLIENASASIPDGHKVGIVGRNGTGKTTLFRIIRGELALDGGAITLPLRARIGGVSQEVPGNEVSLIDTVLAADTERADLMAEAETATDPTRIAEVQTRLTDIDAWGAEARAASILKGLGFDDAAQRQPCSAFSGGWRMRVALAAVLFSQPDLLLLDEPTNYLDLEGALWLETYLARYPHTVLIVSHDRGLLNRAVNSILHLEDKKLTLYQGAYDTFAETRAARLAALESEAKKQDARRAHLQSFVDRFRAKASKAVQAQSRLKMIAKMKPITTPQEAALKRFTFPSPEELSPPIIHIEGGSVGYDGTPVLRRLDLRIDQDDRIALLGKNGEGKSTLSKLLAGKLEAMGGKMTTSSKLRVGFFAQHQVEELHVDETPIDHIRRLRPGETPSRLRSRLGGFGIGAEQAETLVGKLSGGQKARLSLMLATIDAPHMLILDEPTNHLDIESREALVEALTAYTGAVILVSHDMHLLSLVADRLWLVKDGGVAPYEGDLESYRTMLLAGDKPAKPVKEQKVKRPSKDAIAGLKQDAKKCEERVEKLNVMTEKLAKKLADPAMYDEDNKDEATVWQKKYSEVMEAQTRAESMWMRALEKLERAQA
- a CDS encoding retropepsin-like aspartic protease family protein; amino-acid sequence: MNTNFDTANLIYLIVLGCAIMIWFFAANRDSLGKTVQQAAVWGLIFIGVIAAIGLWDDISDTVAPRQSINTEQGRIELPRAPDGHYYLAAEVNGAPVRFVVDTGASDIVLSREDAIAAGLHPDDLNFTGQASTANGIVRTAPVRLDSIAAGGLTDRDVRAVVNSGELRESLLGMGYLERFTSVHITGGTLVLQR